The proteins below come from a single Actinomycetota bacterium genomic window:
- the xerD gene encoding site-specific tyrosine recombinase XerD encodes MQDILKEYLNYQAVEKGLSNNSILAYRRDLLRYIDFLKSDRGSSPEAATRQDILDYLESLKSSGLAASSIARSVAAIKSFHKFLVRESITENFPTVSLKLPKIAKRLPKALSVSDVLRLLDEPKGSSPPKLRDKAILEVFYATGVRVSELVSIKIEDIDFESGYIRVFGKGSKERVVPIGSYGLAAVDNYLKNGRAKLAKGDRQGFLFLNQRGRPLTRQGCWKILKAYSKAAGIKEISPHALRHSFATNLLQAGADLRSVQEMLGHADISTTQIYTHVSREHLREVYMMNHPRAKKR; translated from the coding sequence ATGCAGGATATCTTAAAGGAGTACCTAAACTATCAGGCGGTGGAGAAGGGTCTCTCTAACAACTCCATCTTGGCTTACCGCCGGGATCTCTTGCGCTACATAGATTTCTTGAAGAGTGACAGGGGCTCATCGCCCGAGGCGGCCACCCGTCAAGATATCCTTGATTATCTGGAGTCATTAAAATCGAGCGGACTTGCCGCAAGCAGCATAGCCCGGAGCGTGGCCGCCATAAAATCCTTTCACAAATTTCTAGTCAGAGAGTCGATAACCGAAAATTTTCCAACCGTGAGCCTTAAGCTTCCCAAAATTGCAAAACGACTTCCCAAGGCCCTCTCCGTCTCAGATGTCTTGCGCCTTCTAGATGAACCCAAGGGCTCTTCCCCCCCTAAGCTCAGGGACAAGGCCATCCTCGAGGTCTTTTACGCAACTGGGGTAAGGGTGAGCGAACTCGTCTCGATCAAGATAGAGGATATCGATTTCGAATCCGGCTATATCCGCGTCTTCGGCAAGGGTTCTAAGGAGCGGGTGGTTCCGATAGGCTCTTACGGTCTGGCCGCAGTCGATAATTATCTTAAGAACGGCCGGGCCAAACTAGCCAAGGGAGATAGGCAGGGTTTTCTCTTCTTGAATCAACGAGGCCGGCCCTTAACTCGCCAGGGGTGCTGGAAGATACTTAAGGCCTACTCCAAAGCGGCTGGCATAAAGGAGATAAGCCCCCACGCTCTTCGTCACTCCTTCGCCACAAATCTTCTCCAGGCCGGGGCCGACCTTAGGTCCGTTCAGGAGATGCTCGGTCACGCTGACATCTCTACCACCCAGATCTACACCCACGTCTCCAGAGAGCACCTAAGAGAGGTCTACATGATGAATCATCCCAGGGCTAAGAAGAGGTGA
- a CDS encoding CBS domain-containing protein — MDAIVSHTNMDFDSLAAMVAAQKIYPDAKILLPKTSSANVRRFLTLHSDMIDHIELEEIEGETVGRIILVDTRAMDRIGEAARLFKEGKSDLIIYDHHPKSDDDVDFGDDRSKEAGSTTTILVSLIKDMGIPITPFEATLFALGIHEDTGSLTHPTSTPKDAMAIAHLMEEGADPGVINHFLKSALTDEQHDLLTKLLGLAKKQTFLGLGLIIIKVTIDEYIEDASVVVRKIAELEDADLIFLMMGVGEKNYVIARSRLDEIDVGRVMQRLGGGGHANVGSAVVKDMGAKEIEEIILSEVSSQAKGALTAGDIMSKPVVTIGLERSIKEAGALMARYGFDGLPVVDGESYAGMILRRDVDKAVHHGLSHAPVKGFLSSFRGSVDPKTLASEVERMMTRSTGKIPVLDKGQIVGIITRSNIISSLRSGRFSALEGDELDGRMSRERIIESIAGILSESTILLIKEIGKMADSNGHGCYLVGGFVRDLFLKRENLDIDIVVEGDALSFSEAVAKKLGGRVKLHKKFRTAIFITKAGQRIDFASARFEHYDYPAALPRVEPSSIIYDLSRRDFTINSMAIKINEKDFGELLDPFGGIHDLKEGRLKVLHALSFIEDPTRIFRAARFERRFDLRMDEAAELLAKKAAELGVIERLSSARLTYELIQVLSEPDPYILIARLFELKALKAIHPRIKVGSGPRGLFSRIQRSLEILKTAMDPKAKRWLPYMMTLLYGLTQEEIDHFLLKMDFSRADKESISRAILSGQDIIKELSAKSIKDSEIYLTLERFGIEALIFLHALSENRQAKERILRFQMELKSVKPNLSGKDLIELGFEESPLYNLVLRRLLLLRLDSKLLGRKSEIEFAKKFFESEGV, encoded by the coding sequence ATGGACGCAATAGTAAGCCACACCAATATGGACTTTGACTCCTTAGCGGCCATGGTAGCGGCTCAAAAAATATATCCCGATGCGAAAATACTGCTCCCCAAGACCTCTTCAGCCAACGTAAGGCGCTTCTTAACCCTCCACAGCGACATGATCGATCATATCGAGCTCGAAGAGATCGAAGGCGAAACGGTGGGAAGGATAATCCTGGTTGACACCAGGGCTATGGATAGGATCGGTGAAGCGGCAAGGCTGTTCAAAGAGGGCAAGAGCGATCTTATTATCTATGACCATCATCCAAAATCCGACGATGATGTAGATTTCGGGGATGACCGCTCCAAAGAGGCCGGATCGACGACCACCATTCTGGTGTCGCTCATCAAGGATATGGGGATTCCGATAACCCCCTTTGAGGCCACCCTCTTTGCCCTCGGCATTCACGAGGATACCGGCTCTCTCACCCATCCTACCTCGACGCCTAAAGATGCCATGGCTATCGCCCACTTAATGGAAGAGGGGGCCGACCCCGGCGTCATAAACCACTTTTTGAAGTCCGCCTTGACTGACGAGCAGCACGACTTGCTCACAAAGCTCCTTGGGCTGGCAAAAAAACAGACCTTTTTGGGACTTGGACTCATCATCATAAAAGTGACCATCGATGAGTATATCGAGGATGCCTCGGTCGTCGTCAGAAAGATTGCCGAGCTTGAGGATGCCGATCTCATCTTCCTCATGATGGGCGTGGGCGAAAAGAACTACGTGATCGCAAGGAGCAGGCTTGATGAGATCGATGTCGGGCGTGTGATGCAGAGGCTTGGGGGCGGGGGCCATGCGAACGTGGGCTCGGCGGTGGTCAAGGATATGGGCGCAAAGGAGATAGAAGAGATTATCTTGAGCGAAGTCTCATCTCAGGCAAAGGGCGCTCTCACCGCAGGCGATATAATGTCAAAACCTGTCGTTACCATCGGACTCGAGCGGTCCATAAAAGAGGCGGGAGCCCTCATGGCCCGCTACGGTTTTGACGGACTCCCCGTCGTAGATGGCGAATCCTACGCCGGGATGATCCTTAGAAGGGACGTAGATAAGGCCGTTCACCACGGGCTCTCTCACGCTCCGGTCAAGGGGTTTCTCTCCTCTTTTAGGGGGAGTGTGGACCCAAAGACCCTGGCGAGCGAGGTTGAAAGGATGATGACCAGATCTACCGGGAAGATCCCCGTCCTTGATAAGGGGCAAATCGTCGGAATAATCACCCGGAGCAACATAATCTCGTCTTTGAGAAGCGGGAGGTTTTCTGCACTTGAGGGCGATGAGCTTGATGGAAGGATGAGCAGAGAGAGGATAATCGAATCGATCGCCGGCATCCTCTCCGAAAGCACCATCCTCCTCATAAAAGAGATCGGAAAGATGGCCGACTCAAATGGACACGGCTGCTATCTCGTCGGCGGCTTCGTCCGCGATCTCTTCTTAAAGAGGGAGAATCTCGATATCGACATCGTGGTCGAAGGTGACGCACTCTCCTTCTCCGAGGCGGTGGCCAAAAAGCTTGGCGGCCGGGTAAAATTGCACAAAAAATTTAGGACCGCGATATTCATCACCAAAGCGGGTCAGAGGATAGACTTCGCTTCTGCCCGCTTTGAGCACTACGATTACCCGGCCGCCCTGCCCAGGGTGGAGCCCTCATCGATAATCTACGACCTCTCTCGCAGGGATTTCACCATCAATTCGATGGCGATTAAGATAAACGAGAAGGATTTTGGCGAGCTGCTCGATCCGTTTGGGGGGATTCACGATCTAAAGGAGGGGCGGCTCAAGGTGCTCCACGCCTTAAGTTTCATCGAGGATCCAACCCGAATTTTTAGGGCCGCCCGTTTTGAACGCAGATTCGATCTTAGAATGGATGAGGCAGCCGAGCTTCTGGCCAAAAAAGCAGCCGAGCTTGGCGTGATAGAGAGGCTCAGTTCGGCGAGGCTGACCTATGAACTGATCCAGGTCCTGTCCGAACCTGACCCCTACATCCTGATCGCTCGCCTTTTCGAGCTCAAGGCGCTCAAGGCTATACATCCGAGGATAAAAGTCGGCTCCGGCCCAAGGGGGCTCTTTTCAAGAATTCAAAGATCGCTCGAGATACTCAAAACGGCCATGGATCCAAAGGCCAAAAGATGGCTCCCCTATATGATGACCCTCCTCTATGGACTTACCCAGGAAGAGATCGACCACTTTCTCTTAAAAATGGATTTCTCCAGAGCTGATAAGGAGAGCATATCCAGAGCCATCTTAAGCGGGCAAGATATCATAAAGGAGTTATCTGCAAAGAGCATCAAAGATAGCGAGATCTATTTGACCCTAGAGAGGTTTGGGATTGAGGCGCTGATATTTCTACATGCCTTGAGCGAAAATCGCCAGGCAAAAGAGAGGATCCTCCGCTTCCAGATGGAGCTCAAATCGGTAAAGCCGAACCTTTCAGGCAAGGATCTCATCGAGCTAGGATTTGAGGAGTCTCCGTTGTATAATCTGGTCCTTAGACGGCTTCTTCTGCTTCGTCTCGACTCCAAGTTGCTGGGTAGAAAGAGCGAGATAGAATTCGCAAAGAAATTTTTCGAAAGTGAGGGGGTTTGA
- a CDS encoding UPF0182 family protein, producing MTKRLPLLIPIIFIGISLLGTASGIYTDFLWFSELGYKSVFFKALATKSSVFLISFLVAYLFLYLNLSIAQRFAPKYQVEGDNQIVIINPPLKRLSGPITIFTAALFSFFMAIIAQEFWLDILRYNNATPFGKIDPIFQKDIAFYVFSLPLYQLVHGWLTALIMAGLIATILSYFLSRGLVIGKKNFYKLSFEAKGHLLVLAGLFFLALSLGYLLQSYGLLYSGRGVAFGVAYTDIYAELPMLRLKMLASSLVAVFIFLNIWRAGFRPLLVGLAVLLFTIVIGGIYPALIQRLVVSPNEMAREEGYIAYNIENTRAAYGIDKVVETEMSAEDGLSADDLIANEATIRNIRLWDWRPLKTTFKQIQEIRPYYVFNDVDIDRYKFNASFEQVALSARELSIDNLPSSAKTWVNEHLVYTHGYGFCLNPVNKVTSDGLPDFYVKDIPPKSNVNLSIERPEIYYGEINNAYSIIKVNEPTRELDYPKGDVNEYTVYEGGGGIELSFLRKIAFSIRFGTIKPLISSAIREDSRIIFDRTIESRASNLAPFLSFDGDPYLVVEGGRLYWMLDGYTTTSMYPYSTPTDGFNYIRNSVKVVMDAYDGDITFFVFDETDPLINSYRKIFPDLFKDASEMKEGLKAHIRYPVDLMKVQARIYSTYHMADPQVFYSKEDTWALPGEIYGDEEIEMEPYYIIMKLMGEESEEFLLMLPFTPSGKNNMIGWMAVRCDGDNYGQMIVYKFPKDKLIFGPMQIEARVNQDPTISRELTLWGQRGSSVIRGNLLVIPIEKSVLYVEPLYLKAEQSELPELKRVIVGYGNRVVMEETLEAALTRVFGTGDGGEPPPEAPIPTAGETTIEELIKRANEHFSRAEAYQKDGNWGAYGEEIARLKEVLAELDGRINP from the coding sequence ATGACAAAAAGACTGCCGCTTCTTATACCAATCATCTTCATCGGGATAAGCCTGCTAGGCACGGCCTCCGGAATTTATACCGATTTTCTCTGGTTCTCTGAGCTCGGTTACAAGTCCGTCTTCTTCAAGGCTCTGGCCACAAAATCATCCGTCTTCTTGATTTCATTTCTGGTTGCCTATCTCTTTTTATATTTAAACTTAAGCATTGCCCAAAGGTTTGCCCCAAAGTATCAGGTTGAAGGGGATAACCAGATAGTCATAATCAACCCCCCCTTAAAGCGGCTTTCGGGACCAATAACCATCTTTACCGCGGCCCTCTTCTCCTTCTTCATGGCAATCATCGCCCAAGAATTTTGGCTCGATATCCTGCGCTACAATAACGCCACCCCCTTTGGAAAGATCGACCCCATATTTCAAAAGGATATCGCCTTCTATGTATTTTCCCTGCCCCTATATCAGTTGGTCCACGGCTGGCTTACGGCCCTTATCATGGCCGGCCTCATCGCAACCATTCTTTCCTACTTTTTGAGCCGCGGTCTGGTCATCGGCAAAAAGAACTTCTATAAACTCTCATTTGAGGCCAAGGGACACCTGCTCGTTTTGGCCGGCCTCTTTTTTCTTGCCCTCTCTTTGGGTTATCTCCTTCAGAGCTACGGACTCCTCTATTCGGGTCGTGGGGTAGCCTTTGGGGTCGCCTATACGGACATCTATGCCGAGCTTCCGATGCTCCGCTTGAAGATGCTTGCCTCGAGCCTGGTGGCCGTCTTCATCTTCCTAAATATTTGGCGAGCGGGCTTTCGTCCCCTTTTGGTCGGTCTCGCAGTCCTTCTCTTTACCATCGTAATCGGCGGAATATACCCAGCTCTCATCCAGCGGCTGGTGGTCTCCCCCAATGAGATGGCCAGAGAAGAAGGGTATATAGCCTATAATATCGAAAATACCAGGGCGGCCTACGGGATAGACAAGGTCGTCGAGACCGAGATGTCGGCAGAGGACGGACTTTCAGCCGACGATCTCATCGCCAATGAGGCGACCATCAGAAACATCCGCCTCTGGGACTGGCGACCCCTCAAGACGACCTTTAAACAGATTCAAGAGATAAGACCCTATTATGTCTTCAACGATGTCGATATAGACCGTTACAAATTCAACGCAAGTTTTGAACAAGTGGCCCTCTCGGCCCGCGAGCTCTCGATCGACAACCTGCCAAGTTCGGCCAAGACCTGGGTAAACGAGCACCTAGTCTATACCCACGGCTATGGTTTTTGTCTAAATCCGGTCAACAAGGTGACCAGCGACGGCCTGCCCGATTTTTACGTCAAGGATATTCCGCCCAAGAGCAACGTCAATCTCTCCATCGAGAGGCCCGAGATCTACTACGGTGAGATCAATAACGCCTACTCGATCATCAAAGTAAACGAGCCGACCAGAGAGCTCGATTACCCCAAGGGCGATGTCAACGAGTACACCGTATATGAAGGCGGCGGCGGCATAGAGTTATCCTTTTTAAGGAAGATAGCCTTTTCGATCAGGTTCGGCACCATAAAGCCCCTCATCAGCAGCGCTATCAGGGAGGATAGCCGGATTATCTTTGATCGGACGATAGAGTCGAGGGCCTCCAACTTGGCCCCCTTCCTCTCTTTCGATGGCGATCCCTATCTGGTAGTCGAAGGCGGCCGTCTATATTGGATGCTCGATGGCTATACTACGACTTCGATGTATCCCTATTCGACTCCGACAGACGGCTTCAATTACATAAGGAACTCGGTCAAGGTCGTCATGGATGCTTACGACGGTGACATCACCTTCTTCGTATTCGATGAGACAGATCCCCTCATCAACTCCTATAGGAAGATATTTCCAGACCTCTTCAAGGATGCCAGCGAGATGAAAGAGGGCTTAAAGGCGCACATAAGATACCCTGTCGATCTAATGAAGGTTCAGGCCCGGATCTACTCGACTTATCACATGGCCGATCCCCAGGTATTCTATAGCAAGGAGGACACTTGGGCGCTTCCGGGCGAGATCTATGGCGACGAAGAGATAGAGATGGAGCCCTACTACATCATCATGAAGCTCATGGGCGAGGAGAGCGAGGAGTTTCTGCTGATGCTACCCTTTACGCCTTCGGGCAAGAACAATATGATAGGTTGGATGGCCGTCCGATGCGACGGAGATAATTATGGTCAGATGATAGTCTACAAATTTCCAAAGGATAAACTGATCTTCGGTCCGATGCAGATAGAGGCGCGCGTCAACCAGGACCCCACAATCTCGCGGGAGCTCACCCTCTGGGGGCAGCGGGGATCCAGCGTGATAAGGGGCAACCTTCTAGTGATACCGATCGAGAAATCCGTCCTCTACGTCGAGCCCCTCTATTTGAAGGCCGAACAGAGCGAGCTTCCCGAGCTTAAACGTGTCATCGTCGGTTACGGAAATCGCGTAGTCATGGAGGAGACCCTCGAGGCGGCATTGACCAGGGTATTTGGCACAGGCGATGGGGGTGAGCCCCCGCCCGAGGCGCCCATACCGACTGCCGGTGAGACTACCATAGAAGAGCTTATAAAGAGGGCAAACGAACATTTCAGCCGGGCCGAAGCCTATCAGAAGGACGGCAATTGGGGTGCATACGGCGAGGAGATCGCAAGACTCAAAGAGGTCTTGGCCGAGCTCGATGGGCGCATAAATCCCTAA
- a CDS encoding thymidine phosphorylase, whose translation MIAYEVIAKKRDGESLTKSEIALMIESFLCGSLADYQMAAFLMACYIRGLSDEETFYLTEAMVSSGKRVDLSSVSGFKVDKHSTGGVGDKTTLVVCPLVASLGTIVSKFSGRGLGHTGGTIDKLESVPGFSTKLSIEDLIEQLKRIGIAIASASEEINPADKRLYALRDVTATVSSTPLIASSIMSKKIAAGSERLVLDVKVGPGAFLTDIDEAKKLSRLMLDIAKRAKMRAVAVISRMDEPLGKAAGNSLEVIEATETLKGRGPSDLVELSKVLAARMLSLGGLLTISQAEEAANLALASGAALNKFVELLAAQGGDERAAHDYGLLPRAKEIRGVSLKESGYVTSIDAKAIGLTLVEIGAGRKRAESEIDHSVGVILGKKVGDRVDIGEEIAEVHASNPADAEMARAHIAKAYRVGKKKPLAKGIIIDILE comes from the coding sequence GTGATAGCCTACGAAGTGATCGCCAAGAAGAGGGATGGCGAAAGCCTCACAAAATCAGAAATAGCCCTGATGATCGAGAGCTTTCTTTGCGGAAGTTTAGCCGATTATCAGATGGCGGCCTTTCTGATGGCCTGCTACATCCGAGGCCTTAGCGACGAGGAGACCTTCTATTTGACAGAGGCGATGGTCTCTTCCGGCAAAAGGGTCGATCTCTCAAGCGTAAGCGGCTTTAAGGTGGATAAGCACAGCACCGGTGGGGTGGGCGACAAGACCACTTTGGTCGTCTGCCCGCTTGTGGCGAGCCTTGGGACGATAGTTTCCAAATTTTCAGGCCGCGGGCTTGGCCATACCGGAGGGACTATTGATAAGCTTGAATCGGTGCCGGGCTTCTCCACAAAACTCTCGATCGAAGACCTAATTGAGCAGCTTAAGCGGATAGGGATCGCAATAGCTTCGGCAAGTGAAGAGATCAACCCGGCTGACAAGAGGCTTTACGCCTTGCGCGATGTGACAGCCACCGTATCGTCCACGCCGCTCATCGCCTCAAGCATAATGAGCAAGAAGATAGCGGCCGGCTCCGAACGGCTGGTTCTGGACGTCAAAGTCGGCCCTGGAGCCTTTCTAACCGATATCGATGAGGCCAAAAAGCTCTCCCGTCTGATGCTGGATATCGCAAAGAGGGCCAAGATGCGGGCGGTCGCCGTGATCAGCCGAATGGATGAACCCTTGGGCAAGGCCGCCGGAAACTCGCTTGAGGTCATAGAGGCAACAGAGACCCTCAAGGGCCGCGGGCCGAGCGATCTTGTTGAACTCTCTAAAGTTTTGGCGGCAAGGATGCTGAGCCTTGGTGGCCTTTTGACCATATCTCAAGCCGAAGAGGCTGCAAACCTGGCTCTGGCCAGCGGGGCGGCCTTAAATAAATTTGTCGAGCTTCTGGCCGCCCAGGGCGGGGACGAAAGGGCGGCTCACGATTACGGCCTCCTTCCAAGAGCAAAAGAGATAAGGGGGGTCTCGCTAAAAGAGAGCGGTTATGTGACCTCGATCGATGCCAAAGCCATCGGTCTAACCCTGGTTGAGATCGGCGCCGGGCGCAAACGGGCCGAGAGTGAAATAGACCATTCGGTCGGCGTCATCCTCGGAAAGAAGGTGGGCGACCGCGTCGATATCGGCGAAGAGATAGCCGAGGTGCACGCCTCAAACCCAGCCGATGCTGAAATGGCCAGGGCCCACATTGCCAAAGCTTACAGGGTCGGCAAAAAAAAGCCCCTTGCAAAAGGCATCATAATCGATATCCTTGAATAG
- a CDS encoding EF-Tu/IF-2/RF-3 family GTPase: MEEVGKVTHYFAHIQVAVVDILSGELKVGDRIKISGHTTDFEQTLGSMEVERKKVERAAVGDLVAIKVESQVRENDLLFKLT; encoded by the coding sequence ATGGAAGAGGTCGGCAAGGTTACTCATTATTTTGCCCACATCCAGGTGGCGGTGGTCGACATATTGAGCGGTGAGCTCAAGGTGGGCGACAGGATCAAGATCAGCGGTCATACCACAGATTTTGAGCAGACGCTGGGGTCGATGGAGGTCGAACGGAAGAAGGTCGAAAGAGCCGCCGTTGGCGACTTGGTGGCGATCAAAGTTGAGAGCCAAGTTCGAGAGAACGACCTCCTATTCAAGCTGACCTGA
- a CDS encoding phosphopentomutase — MPTGNDKRLFDRSIVIILDGLGVGELDDAKDYGDAGSNTLANTAKAVGGFSLPNLERLGLGRIIDIEGVLAVLTPEGSFGKMAEISAGKDSTSGHLEMMGLPIEKPFPVYPKGFPSEIISSFEERIGRRVLCNRPASGTEVIKEFGEEHLKTKRPIVYTSADSVFQIAAHKDVCPVEELYEMCRKARDLLRGKDEVCRVIARPFAGEIGGFYRTPERRDFSLEPFGKTALDYAVASGLSVFGVGKISEIFMGRGISESIHADSNMDGIDKILSLIERGERGIILANLVDFDMLWGHRNDPLGFAKGLEAVDARIPEIMSCLKENDALFFSADHGCDPTTESTDHSREHVPLLACGERIEAGIDIGIRKSFADLGKTISELLDFEADILGESFASLIAPSLKGVIEA; from the coding sequence ATGCCAACCGGTAACGATAAGCGCCTATTTGATCGCTCCATCGTGATCATTCTCGATGGCCTTGGGGTGGGCGAGCTTGATGATGCCAAAGATTACGGAGATGCCGGGAGCAACACTTTAGCAAATACGGCCAAAGCTGTGGGAGGATTTAGCCTGCCAAATCTTGAGAGGCTAGGGCTTGGAAGGATAATCGATATCGAAGGAGTTTTGGCGGTTTTGACGCCCGAAGGATCATTCGGTAAGATGGCTGAGATCTCGGCGGGTAAGGATAGCACGAGCGGTCATCTGGAGATGATGGGCCTCCCCATAGAGAAGCCCTTTCCGGTCTATCCTAAAGGTTTCCCGAGCGAGATAATCTCGAGTTTTGAGGAGAGGATAGGAAGAAGAGTCCTGTGCAACCGGCCAGCCTCAGGAACAGAGGTGATAAAGGAGTTCGGCGAGGAGCACTTGAAGACCAAGCGACCGATAGTCTACACCTCTGCCGATAGCGTATTTCAGATCGCCGCCCATAAGGATGTCTGCCCGGTGGAAGAACTATACGAAATGTGCCGCAAGGCAAGAGACCTTTTAAGGGGCAAAGATGAGGTATGCAGGGTGATAGCCCGTCCCTTTGCGGGCGAGATCGGCGGATTCTACCGTACCCCAGAGAGGCGCGATTTCTCCCTGGAGCCTTTCGGCAAGACCGCCCTCGACTATGCAGTCGCTTCGGGCCTTAGCGTCTTTGGGGTGGGCAAGATTTCCGAGATATTCATGGGCCGGGGGATAAGCGAGTCGATCCATGCCGATTCGAATATGGACGGGATCGATAAGATCCTGAGTCTAATAGAGCGAGGCGAGAGGGGGATAATCCTTGCCAACCTAGTCGATTTCGATATGCTCTGGGGTCACAGGAATGATCCCTTGGGTTTTGCAAAAGGTCTGGAGGCGGTCGACGCAAGGATTCCTGAGATCATGTCTTGCCTTAAGGAGAATGACGCCCTCTTTTTTTCGGCCGATCACGGCTGCGACCCGACCACAGAGAGCACCGATCATTCAAGGGAGCACGTTCCCTTGCTGGCATGCGGCGAGCGGATCGAGGCCGGGATAGATATCGGGATCAGGAAGAGCTTTGCCGATTTGGGTAAGACCATTTCAGAGCTCCTAGACTTTGAGGCGGATATCTTGGGAGAGAGCTTTGCTTCTCTCATCGCGCCCTCGCTCAAAGGGGTGATAGAGGCGTGA